From the Variovorax paradoxus genome, the window TGACGAAGCAAGATTGGAATGACGTCGTGCGAGGCTGGCCTCGTCGTGCGCCAAGGCACTTGGTGCCAGCAACGACGACAGGAACGTCCGGCACGTGGCTTGGCAAAACGAAGCTTCGGCGTTCGCTGATGGCCTTGAACGCCAACCACGGAAAGACGCCTCGCTCACACGGATATCGACACGAACAGGCAAAAAAATAGCCCCTTGCGGGGCCATTCTTGGAGGAGAGGGAGGGATTCGAACCCTCGGTACTATCGCTAGTACGCCTGATTTCGAGTCAGGTACATTCGACCACTCTGCCACCTCTCCGGTGTCTGTCGAGCCTTCGATTATAGAGGCAAATTTCGGGCGTTTCGGCAAAAAGTGTCAGGCGCGCAAAACTTCAATCCCACCGATGTACGGACGCAACGCCTTCGGCACGTTGATCGAGCCGTCTTCGTTCTGGTGGTTTTCGAGCACGGCAACCATCGCGCGGCCCACTGCCAGGCCGGAGCCGTTGAGCGTGTGCACGAGTTCGTTCTTGCCGTTGGCGTTCTTGAAGCGAGCCTGCAGGCGGCGGGCCTGGAAGGCTTCGCAGTTCGATACGGAACTGATCTCGCGGTACGTGTCCTGCGCGGGCAGCCACACTTCGAGGTCGTAGGTCTTGGTGGAGCCAAAGCCCATGTCGCCGGTGCAAAGCAGCACCACACGGTACGGCAGTTCCAGCGCCTGCAGCACGGCCTCGGCATGTCCGGTCATCTGCTCGAGCGCGTCGTAGCTCTTCTCGGGATGCACGATCTGCACCATCTCGACCTTGTCGAACTGGTGCTGGCGGATCATGCCGCGCGTGTCGCGGCCGGCGCTGCCTGCTTCCGAGCGGAAGCACGGCGTGTGGGCGGTGAGCTTGATCGGCAACTGCGACTCGGCAACGACCTCGTCGCGCACGAAGTTGGTCAGCGGCACTTCGCTGGTCGGGATGAGGTACAGCGCCGAGTGGTCGGGCGCTGGCTCGCCGTCCTGGCCCCCCTTCTTGGCGGCGAACAGGTCGCCCTCGAACTTGGGCAACTGGCCGGTACCGCTGAGCGTGGCGGCGTTGACGATGTAAGGCACGTAGCACTCGGTATAGCCGTGCTTCTCGGTCTGCGTGTCGATCATGAACTGCGCCAGCGCGCGGTGCAGGCGTGCGATCGGGCCCTTCATGGCGGTGAAGCGCGAGCCGGCGAGCTTGGCTCCCATCTCGAAATCGAGCCCCAGCGGCGCGCCTAGGTCGACGTGGTCCTTGGGAGCGAAGCCCAGAGGCACGGCATTTGCGCCCGCGCCGCCCTGCGGCGCCCAGCGGCGCATTTCGACGTTGCCCGTTTCGTCTTCGCCGAGCGGCACGCTGGCGTGCGGCAGATTCGGCACGGCGAGCAGCAGCGCATGGAGTTCGGGCTGGATCTCGTCGAGGCGTTTCGACTGCGACTCCTGCTCGGCCTTCAGTGCATTGACCTCGGCCATCAGCGCGTCGACCGGCTCGCCCTTGGCCTTCAGCGGACCGATCTGCTTGTTCAGCGTGTTGCGGCGCGCCTGGATTTCCTCGGTGCGGGTTTGCAGCGTCTTGCGCTCGGCCTCGAGCGCGGTGAACGCCGAGACGTCGAGATAGGGCTGGTTCTTCTTGCGTTTTTCGAGGCCGGCCACGGCGGAGGCCAGGTCTTTGCGGAGCAGGGTGATGTCGAGCATCGGGCGATTCTAGGGGTGGGTGGTCAGGCGACGGTGGCGGGGTCGACGTTGGCGCCGCACACGATCAGGCACACCTTCTCGCCTTCGCGCGGCACGTAGGCACCGGTCTGCAGTGCCGCCAGCGGCAAAGCGGCGGCCGGCTCCACGGCCAGCTTGAGTTCCTTCCACAGCCACTGCTGGGCCGTGCGGATCGAGGCGTCGGACAGCAGCAGCGCGTGTTCGACCTGCCGTTGCGTGATTTCCCACGCAATGGCACCGATGCGCCGCGCGCCGAGCGAATCGGCCGCGATGCCGCCAACCTCCACGTCGACCGGTTCGCCGGCCTCGCGGGCGCGGTATAGCGTCGGCGCCTTCTCGGGCTCGAGCGCAACCACGCGGGCGCGCTTCTCGAACCAGCCTGCGAGCCCGCCGATCAGGCCGCCGCCGCCGACGCTCACCAGCACCGCATCCGGCAATCCGCCCTGTTGCTCGATCTCGCGGCCGAGCGTGCCGGCGCCGGCCACCACTTCGGGCTGGTCGTAGGCATGCGTGAGCAAGGCACCGGATTCCTTCTGACGCGTCAGGCAGGCAGCCAGCGCGTCGGGGTACAGCTCTCCGACGACGACCACCTCGGCGCCCAGCGCGCGCAGGCGCGCACGCTTGGCTTCGGGCGACACGCCAGGCAGGAACACCTGGCACGGCACGCCCAGCGCCTGCGCCGCGGCGGCCGTGGCAATGCCGGCGTTTCCACCCGAGGCCACGACCACGCCGCTCTCGGGGATGTCGTTGGCCAGCAGCCGGTTCATCATGCCGCGCGCCTTGAAGCTGCCGCTGACCTGCATGTGCTCGAGCTTGAGCCACACCTCGGCGCCCGGCACCGCGACGCCGAATGCCGCCGCGGGCAGCTTCCACAACGGCGTCTCGCGCAGGAAATGGCCTGCACGGGCGCCCAGTCTCTGGGAGGCGCTATCGATTTCAGAGCGCCAGCCGGTCGTTTGCGTGTCGTTCAAGAGATATGTCCTGGAGGCGGGATGTCGTCGAGCTTGAGGCCCTTGGGAAGCGGGAACTTGATGGTTTCCTCGATGCCGTCCATCTTGCGGACCGACACCGCACCGAGCGCGCGCACGCGGTCGATCACTTCGCGTACCAGCACCTCGGGTGCCGAAGCGCCGGCGGTGAGGCCGATGCGCGTCTTGCCCTCGAACCACTCGGGCTGGAGTTCGGCGGCGGAGTCGACCATGTAGCTCTCGGTGCCCAGCCGCTGCGCCAGCTCGCGCAGGCGGTTGCTGTTGGAGCTGGTGGGGCTGCCGACCACGATCACGAGGTCGACCTGCGGGCTCATGATCTTCACCGCGTCCTGGCGGTTCTGGGTCGCGTAGCAGATGTCCTGCTGCTTGGGCTCGCGCACGGCCGGAAAGCGTGCGCGCACGGCGGCGGCGATGTCCGCCGCGTCGTCCACGCTCAACGTGGTCTGGGTGACCACGGCGAGCTTCTCGGTCTGCAACGGCGCCACGCGGGCTACGTCTTCGACGTCTTCCACCAGGTGAATGCCGCTGGAGAGCTGGCCCATCGTGCCTTCGACCTCGGGGTGCCCCTTGTGGCCGATCATGATGAACTCGTAGCCCTCCTTCGCAAGCTTGGCCACCTCGACGTGCACCTTGGTCACCAGCGGGCAGGTGGCGTCGAAGATCGAGAAACCGCGGTCGCGCGCCTCCTGCTCAACGGCCTTGCTCACGCCATGCGCGCTGAATACCAGCGTGGCGCCGGGCGGCACGTCGGAGAGCTCCTCGATGAAGATTGCGCCCTTGGCCTTAAGTTCGTTCACCACATAGGTGTTGTGCACGATCTCGTGGCGCACGTAGATCGGCGCGCCGAACTTGGCGATGGCGCGCTCCACGATCTCGATGGCGCGGTCGACGCCTGCGCAGAAACCGCGCGGCTCGGCGAGGAGGACTTCCGAGATGTCGGAATTCATAGGACTCCGATCAGCTTCACTTCGAAGGTGACGGGCTGCCCGGCCAGCGGGTGGTTGAAGTCGAAGCGCACCGCGGTGTCGCTCGACTCGATGACCGCGCCGGCGTAGCTGCCGGTGCCGTCGGGCGTGGGGAACTGCACCACGTCACCCACGGCGTATTTCTCGTCGGGGTCGCCCATCTGCGCGAGCAGCTTCCTGGCCACCCATTGCTGCATGTCGGGATTGCGCTCGCCGAAAGCCTCGCCGGCCGGCAGTTCGAAGGTGGCGTGGGTGCCCTCTTCGAGGCCCATCAGCCGCTGCTCCATGGCCGGCGAAAGCTCCCCGG encodes:
- the serS gene encoding serine--tRNA ligase; translated protein: MLDITLLRKDLASAVAGLEKRKKNQPYLDVSAFTALEAERKTLQTRTEEIQARRNTLNKQIGPLKAKGEPVDALMAEVNALKAEQESQSKRLDEIQPELHALLLAVPNLPHASVPLGEDETGNVEMRRWAPQGGAGANAVPLGFAPKDHVDLGAPLGLDFEMGAKLAGSRFTAMKGPIARLHRALAQFMIDTQTEKHGYTECYVPYIVNAATLSGTGQLPKFEGDLFAAKKGGQDGEPAPDHSALYLIPTSEVPLTNFVRDEVVAESQLPIKLTAHTPCFRSEAGSAGRDTRGMIRQHQFDKVEMVQIVHPEKSYDALEQMTGHAEAVLQALELPYRVVLLCTGDMGFGSTKTYDLEVWLPAQDTYREISSVSNCEAFQARRLQARFKNANGKNELVHTLNGSGLAVGRAMVAVLENHQNEDGSINVPKALRPYIGGIEVLRA
- the ispH gene encoding 4-hydroxy-3-methylbut-2-enyl diphosphate reductase; amino-acid sequence: MNSDISEVLLAEPRGFCAGVDRAIEIVERAIAKFGAPIYVRHEIVHNTYVVNELKAKGAIFIEELSDVPPGATLVFSAHGVSKAVEQEARDRGFSIFDATCPLVTKVHVEVAKLAKEGYEFIMIGHKGHPEVEGTMGQLSSGIHLVEDVEDVARVAPLQTEKLAVVTQTTLSVDDAADIAAAVRARFPAVREPKQQDICYATQNRQDAVKIMSPQVDLVIVVGSPTSSNSNRLRELAQRLGTESYMVDSAAELQPEWFEGKTRIGLTAGASAPEVLVREVIDRVRALGAVSVRKMDGIEETIKFPLPKGLKLDDIPPPGHIS
- a CDS encoding FKBP-type peptidyl-prolyl cis-trans isomerase, which encodes MSQVVTSGSFLTLHYRLAGPAGDIINTFADKPATLSLGTGELSPAMEQRLMGLEEGTHATFELPAGEAFGERNPDMQQWVARKLLAQMGDPDEKYAVGDVVQFPTPDGTGSYAGAVIESSDTAVRFDFNHPLAGQPVTFEVKLIGVL
- a CDS encoding threonine/serine dehydratase, which encodes MNDTQTTGWRSEIDSASQRLGARAGHFLRETPLWKLPAAAFGVAVPGAEVWLKLEHMQVSGSFKARGMMNRLLANDIPESGVVVASGGNAGIATAAAAQALGVPCQVFLPGVSPEAKRARLRALGAEVVVVGELYPDALAACLTRQKESGALLTHAYDQPEVVAGAGTLGREIEQQGGLPDAVLVSVGGGGLIGGLAGWFEKRARVVALEPEKAPTLYRAREAGEPVDVEVGGIAADSLGARRIGAIAWEITQRQVEHALLLSDASIRTAQQWLWKELKLAVEPAAALPLAALQTGAYVPREGEKVCLIVCGANVDPATVA